DNA from Homo sapiens chromosome 1, GRCh38.p14 Primary Assembly:
GAGTTTCCTGATGCCTCGTTCCAGGTGGTGTTGGACAAGGGCACCCTGGATGCTGTCCTGACAGATGAGGAAGAGAAGACCTTACAACAGGTGGACAGGATGCTGGCTGAGGTTGGCCGTGTCCTGCAGGTGGGCGGTCGCTATCTCTGCATCTCCCTGGCTCAGGCTCACATCCTGAAGAAAGCAGTGGGCCACTTCTCCCGGGAGGGGTGGATGGTGAGGGTGCACCAAGTGGCCAACAGCCAGGACCAGGTGTTGGAAGCAGAGCCTCAGTTCTCCTTGCCTGTCTTTGCCTTCATCATGACCAAGTTCAGGCCAGTCCCTGGCTCTGCCCTTCAGATCTTTGAGCTGTGTGCTCAGGAGCAGCGCAAGCCTGTGCGGCTGGAGAGTGCCGAGCGGCTGGCCGAGGCGGTGCAGGAGCGACAGCAGTATGCCTGGCTGTGCAGCCAGCTGCGCCGCAAGGCCAGGCTGGGGAGTGTGTCTCTGGACTTGTGCGATGGGGACACGGGGGAGCCACGCTACACCCTCCACGTGGTGGACAGCCCCACTGTGAAACCATCGCGGGACAATCATTTTGCGATTTTCATCAGTGAGTTGGGATTGCTCCCTCTCTTCCCTGGAGGGGCTGGCTTACAGGGGCTGGGGcttgggctggggctggggctgaggctgggctggggcttTGGTGGGATTCTGGACTGTTTTTTGTCTTGCAGGGGTTTGTACTTCCAGAGGATTAGACTACCCAAGGCATGATGAAAGGAGAGTAATAGCTCTCTAGCAACCTACTTGGAGTTGAGACCTATTCCTTTTCATCTGCCATTGCAAAGGCTTGATGAAGTGTGAGAATGGGGTTGGTAGGGAAGAGAGAGAATAGAGATAAATTTAGGAGGTCACATATGATATAGAGATGCTAGTTACTTTGTAGCATGGAGTAATGGAAGTAATGCTGGACTAGCAAGTCTAAGACATAGGTTCTAGTCCCAGCTGTAGCCTGTGAGCTGCAGGACCTGGGGAAGTTGCTGTGCTTCTCTGCAAAATTTGGAGAGGCAGCATAGGGTAGCAGCTAAAAAAGTGAGCTCTGGAACCAGACTGTTTGGGTTTCAGTTTTGGCTCAGTCATTTCCTGATGGTGTGACATTAGACaggttacttttctttctctgccttgaTGGGATTGTAACTCTGGTGTAGTTGTGAGAAGTATAAAAGCTCTTAGAAATGGTACCTGGCCTTGGAAGTGCTGtgtaaatgttagccattattacTGAAAGCAGTAAGTTATATCAGATTTATCTTAATAAGGATAAAAAAGATAGTAGGAGGAAGTGCTTTCAAAAGTGGAACATTGTAGACAAATGCAAAGTGTTTATGGTCTTGGTGTTACGGTAATTTGTTTCCTGGTGACTGAGCTAGTTTTTCAAGTATTCTATAATTCTGTCTGTCCATGTGTGGAAATAAATAGTGCAGTGAATACAAGCGTGGGTAGAGTCTGGGgctagactgcctgggtttgagtcccagcttCACCATTTACTTATTGTGCGAAGTTGGGCAAATAGTGTAACttctgtttctcagtttcctcatatgtaaaaatgggaataatactacTACCTGCATCTTGGACTGTTGGAGGATTCcattaatatatatttgtcaaCAGCTTGGAGTCATGCCTGGCATGGCTTATTTGTGTTGGCATTACTGCTGTTTTTCTTGTGGTAGGTGTCTGCCTCCTTCCCCTACGGACATGCCCACACTTCTTCTCCACCCTTGGTCCTGCCTTATGTCTGATGGGCTGCTTTGCCCTAGATGTTGTGAACTAGAGAATTGTTAGCTCCTCAGTGGGTCACAGTTGGGGAAGATGCTGGTCTTGGACAGGGACTGGCTCCCTGCCGTTTGGGCCATATTGGTTGTGGGCTTGATCACTTTCCAGGACTCCCTGTAACCAAGTTCTTTTTTCTAGTCCCTCAGGGCCGGGAGACCGAGTGGCTCTTTGGCATGGATGAGGGCCGGAAACAGCTGGCGGCCAGTGCTGGCTTCAGGAGGTTGATTACAGTGGCCCTTCACCGAGGTCAGCAGTATGAAAGCATGGACCACATCCAAGCTGAGCTGTCGGCTAGAGTCATGGAGCTGGCCCCAGCTGGGATGCCCACCCAGCAGCAGGTAACAAAGCTTTCGTACGGCTTTCATGGGTCTCTGAAGTCATGTTagcagccagggaggcagagggagcctTGGCAGGAGCTAGGACTAGAGTCTGTGACTCTTCATCTAATCCTGGAGGGGTATCAGCAGCTAAGGGTTAAATGGCAGGGAAACTGTCCTTTGCCCCAGGCAATGAGAGGAAAGTGAGCACAGTAGCGTCTGTGTCTGGGGGAGCCTCTCAGAGTCCATAGACATGGCAGGATGGAAATGCTCTACTCATTGCGGGCTTCAGTTCTTCCTAATTTGAGTTGCTCTGACTGTGGATTTCTCCTTCCACACTGGACTTTCTTGGTCATTTTGCTTCTTAGAACTATCATTATCTGAGGGTATAAATGGAAGAGGGCCAAAACAGCTCAGCACAGTTATCCAGGTATTCACATTGCTGGTCAGGTGTTTTACTGGGAAGGAAACCGAAGGTTTTTGCCTAAGTGGTGATATGGTATTATCAGTTAACACCAACTGTCTTGTGCTATCCTGGTCACCATGGGTAACGAACAAGTGATTTTACTAAAAGAACTTCATGATGAGGAGttgatccttttttttcttttttgagatagggtcttgctctgttgcccaggctggactggagttcagtggtgtgatcacggctcactgcagcctcagcctcaacctcctgggttcaaaccatcctcccacctcagcctttggtagtagctgggactataggtgcaagccaccatacctggctagttttttttttacattttttgtagagacagggtctccctatgttgcccaagctttgATCCTTCTTGATAGGTGGGAAAGCAAAGGTATCTAGAGGCTTGGTGCAAATAGTAAcagatctgaaaaaaaagaacccaGGCTCCTGGGTTCCTGGCCTGTGGTTTTGCCCACTAGGCTGACTCGTGTTTACAGATGAATGTAAGTTTGATTCTTCCTGGCCAACTTTGGGGTTGATGACCCCTATTTCAAGGAAGCCCAGATCCTCTGAGGAGCTTCATTTGTGGCCTCTCACCAGTGCCTGAGTCTGCAGGGTCAGGAGATATTGGTGATTATTAACTAGTCTTAtaggtctttaaaaaaagaaataaagataggGGGAAGGAGTGGGAAAGTTTAGGGGGAAAGTATATTTTTCTCCTAAGGTTCAGAAAAGTGGGGGAAAAATAGATGAGAATAATCAGGGGAAAGGAATATCTCTCTAGATTTGGAGTGGTTGTTTCTCCCATGGATTTTGTTATCTTTATTCTTGTGTAGATTCCTTCTCATAATCACAGCCCCTTCCTGAGGGTTCCCTCTAGCTTTTGTTATCCTGGACTATTGAGAGTTCTTTTAGGGGTTACTGATGAGAAAAACCCCTAAAAGAACTTGGGGAGAATCAGCTGCATCTCACTAGTTGTTTGGGAGATCTTTATGTGTCCAGTTGATTTTCAAAAGATGAATTAAACCTTTGAGATCAGTTCAAAGGCTCCAGAAAAGTACTTTAATAGAATGGCAAATCTGTGGAGTAGTTGTTGTCTAGAACCGTGGTATGgggatatatacacacaaaaggGAAGGGGTTataatttctcttatttcttaaaTGAGCTGCTGTTTTGACCACATCTCTGGTTGTACCTTCAGGTCCCCTTTCTGTCTGTGGGTGGGGACATTGGGGTCCGGACCGTTCAGCACCAAGACTGCAGCCCCTTGAGCGGTGACTATGTCATTGAGGATGTGCAAGGGGATGACAAGCGATACTTCCGTCGACTGATCTTCCTCAGCAACAGGAATGTGGTGCAGTCCGAAGCCAGGTTGCTGAAGGATGTGTCTCACAAAGGTGAGGTGTCATAGGCACAGTGGTGGGACCCAAGTGGCCGTGGCATGGACTAGATTTCTTGGGAGCTTGGCCGAGATGTAGGATGGACCTGGGTGTCTGTAGGTTCTTAACCATCTGGACTCTTAGGGTGTGAATAGCTATAAGCAGAGTACATTCTGTTCTTGAGCAGAGCCTGGCTCTGAAGTGATAGGGGACGTGAGTAGTGAAACCAAATACAGTGATAATCACATTAATGTCTTCGGTTTAA
Protein-coding regions in this window:
- the METTL13 gene encoding eEF1A lysine and N-terminal methyltransferase isoform 2 (isoform 2 is encoded by transcript variant 2) is translated as MKECNATRRPQMSFLKMDMTQMEFPDASFQVVLDKGTLDAVLTDEEEKTLQQVDRMLAEVGRVLQVGGRYLCISLAQAHILKKAVGHFSREGWMVRVHQVANSQDQVLEAEPQFSLPVFAFIMTKFRPVPGSALQIFELCAQEQRKPVRLESAERLAEAVQERQQYAWLCSQLRRKARLGSVSLDLCDGDTGEPRYTLHVVDSPTVKPSRDNHFAIFIIPQGRETEWLFGMDEGRKQLAASAGFRRLITVALHRGQQYESMDHIQAELSARVMELAPAGMPTQQQVPFLSVGGDIGVRTVQHQDCSPLSGDYVIEDVQGDDKRYFRRLIFLSNRNVVQSEARLLKDVSHKAQKKRKKDRKKQRPADAEDLPAAPGQSIDKSYLCCEHHKAMIAGLALLRNPELLLEIPLALLVVGLGGGSLPLFVHDHFPKSCIDAVEIDPSMLEVATQWFGFSQSDRMKVHIADGLDYIASLAGGGEARPCYDVIMFDVDSKDPTLGMSCPPPAFVEQSFLQKVKSILTPEGVFILNLVCRDLGLKDSVLAGLKAVFPLLYVRRIEGEVNEILFCQLHPEQKLATPELLETAQALERTLRKPGRGWDDTYVLSDMLKTVKIV